A genomic stretch from Leptodactylus fuscus isolate aLepFus1 chromosome 10, aLepFus1.hap2, whole genome shotgun sequence includes:
- the TIAL1 gene encoding nucleolysin TIAR isoform X2, translating to MDDDGQPRTLYVGNLSRDVTEVLILQLFSQIGPCKSCKMITEQTDSRRVAASVGFSVLPNTSNDPYCFVEFFEHRDAAAALAAMNGRKILGKEVKVNWATTPSSQKKDTSNHFHVFVGDLSPEITTEDIKSAFAPFGKISDARVVKDMATGKSKGYGFVSFYNKLDAENAIVHMGGQWLGGRQIRTNWATRKPPAPKSTQENNSKQLRFEDVVNQSSPKNCTVYCGGIGSGLTDQLMRQTFGVFGQIMEIRVFPEKGYSFIRFSSHDSAAHAIVSVNGTTIEGHVVKCYWGKETPDMTKNFQQVDYSQWGQWSHMYGNPQQYGQYVTNGWQVPSYGMYGQAWNQQSFGVEQSQSATWMGGFSAQPPPPSQGPSVIQNPPGYSMASYQTQ from the exons ATGGACGATGACGGGCAGCCCCGGACCCT GTACGTTGGGAACCTCTCCAGAGATGTCACAGAAGTCCTCATCCTCCAGTTATTCAGTCAGATCGGACCATGTAAAAGCTGTAAAATGATCACTGAG CAAACTGACAGCCGGAGGGTCGCCGCATCTGTCGGCTTCTCCGTCCTGCCAAACACCAGCAATGATCCCTACTGCTTTGTGGAGTTTTTTGAACATAGAGACGCAGCCGCTGCATTAGCTGCCATGAATGGCCGGAAGATTCTGGGGAAG GAAGTGAAAGTAAATTGGGCGACGACTCCGAGCAGTCAGAAGAAGGACACGTCCA ATCACTTTCATGTGTTTGTTGGAGATTTGAGCCCAGAAATCACCACGGAAGACATAAAATCTGCGTTCGCTCCATTTGGTAAAATATC CGATGCCAGGGTGGTGAAGGATATGGCAACAGGCAAGTCCAAGGGCTACGGTTTTGTGTCCTTCTATAACAAGCTG GACGCAGAGAACGCCATCGTGCACATGGGAGGACAGTGGTTGGGCGGACGACAAATTAGGACTAACTGGGCAACGCGCAAACCCCCCGCACCAAAAAGCACGCAGGAAA ATAACTCCAAACAATTGAGGTTTGAAGATGTGGTCAATCAGTCCAGCCCGAAAAACTGTACTGTGTACTGCGGGGGCATCGGCTCGGGTCTGACGG ATCAGCTGATGAGACAGACATTTGGGGTGTTCGGTCAGATAATGGAAATCCGGGTTTTCCCTGAGAAGGGCTATTCTTTTATTAG GTTTTCGAGCCACGACAGTGCTGCACATGCTATAGTGTCTGTGAATGGCACCACCATAGAGGGTCACGTGGTGAAGTGTTATTGGGGCAAAGAGACACCTGACATGACAAAAAATTTCCAGCAA GTGGATTACAGTCAGTGGGGTCAGTGGAGTCACATGTATGGCAACCCTCAGCAGTATGGGCAGTATGTTACCAATGGCTGGCAAGTACCATCCTATGGCATGTATGGACAGGCGTGGAATCAGCAAAGCTTCGGAGTAGA ACAGTCACAGTCAGCCACATGGATGGGAGGCTTCAGTGCCCAACCCCCACCGCCGTCACAAGGGCCGTCAGTGATACAGAACCCACCAGGCTACAGTATGGCCAGTTACCAAACGCAGTGA
- the TIAL1 gene encoding nucleolysin TIAR isoform X1, translated as MDDDGQPRTLYVGNLSRDVTEVLILQLFSQIGPCKSCKMITEQTDSRRVAASVGFSVLPNTSNDPYCFVEFFEHRDAAAALAAMNGRKILGKEVKVNWATTPSSQKKDTSNHFHVFVGDLSPEITTEDIKSAFAPFGKISDARVVKDMATGKSKGYGFVSFYNKLDAENAIVHMGGQWLGGRQIRTNWATRKPPAPKSTQESECRSALPELSSDGSGKWGDSCADSSLASDNSKQLRFEDVVNQSSPKNCTVYCGGIGSGLTDQLMRQTFGVFGQIMEIRVFPEKGYSFIRFSSHDSAAHAIVSVNGTTIEGHVVKCYWGKETPDMTKNFQQVDYSQWGQWSHMYGNPQQYGQYVTNGWQVPSYGMYGQAWNQQSFGVEQSQSATWMGGFSAQPPPPSQGPSVIQNPPGYSMASYQTQ; from the exons ATGGACGATGACGGGCAGCCCCGGACCCT GTACGTTGGGAACCTCTCCAGAGATGTCACAGAAGTCCTCATCCTCCAGTTATTCAGTCAGATCGGACCATGTAAAAGCTGTAAAATGATCACTGAG CAAACTGACAGCCGGAGGGTCGCCGCATCTGTCGGCTTCTCCGTCCTGCCAAACACCAGCAATGATCCCTACTGCTTTGTGGAGTTTTTTGAACATAGAGACGCAGCCGCTGCATTAGCTGCCATGAATGGCCGGAAGATTCTGGGGAAG GAAGTGAAAGTAAATTGGGCGACGACTCCGAGCAGTCAGAAGAAGGACACGTCCA ATCACTTTCATGTGTTTGTTGGAGATTTGAGCCCAGAAATCACCACGGAAGACATAAAATCTGCGTTCGCTCCATTTGGTAAAATATC CGATGCCAGGGTGGTGAAGGATATGGCAACAGGCAAGTCCAAGGGCTACGGTTTTGTGTCCTTCTATAACAAGCTG GACGCAGAGAACGCCATCGTGCACATGGGAGGACAGTGGTTGGGCGGACGACAAATTAGGACTAACTGGGCAACGCGCAAACCCCCCGCACCAAAAAGCACGCAGGAAAGTGAGTGTCGGAGCGCTCTCCCGGAGCTGTCCTCGGACGGTAGTGGTAAATGGGGTGACTCATGTGCCGACTCTTCTCTCGCTTCAGATAACTCCAAACAATTGAGGTTTGAAGATGTGGTCAATCAGTCCAGCCCGAAAAACTGTACTGTGTACTGCGGGGGCATCGGCTCGGGTCTGACGG ATCAGCTGATGAGACAGACATTTGGGGTGTTCGGTCAGATAATGGAAATCCGGGTTTTCCCTGAGAAGGGCTATTCTTTTATTAG GTTTTCGAGCCACGACAGTGCTGCACATGCTATAGTGTCTGTGAATGGCACCACCATAGAGGGTCACGTGGTGAAGTGTTATTGGGGCAAAGAGACACCTGACATGACAAAAAATTTCCAGCAA GTGGATTACAGTCAGTGGGGTCAGTGGAGTCACATGTATGGCAACCCTCAGCAGTATGGGCAGTATGTTACCAATGGCTGGCAAGTACCATCCTATGGCATGTATGGACAGGCGTGGAATCAGCAAAGCTTCGGAGTAGA ACAGTCACAGTCAGCCACATGGATGGGAGGCTTCAGTGCCCAACCCCCACCGCCGTCACAAGGGCCGTCAGTGATACAGAACCCACCAGGCTACAGTATGGCCAGTTACCAAACGCAGTGA